A stretch of Methylogaea oryzae DNA encodes these proteins:
- a CDS encoding helix-turn-helix domain-containing protein: MTVSDSAEAAMPARLRLSTDDVCLRERGSWLREVIGREYAEVEICPPAGGGLFNEMTIYPWEGLQLSAIRSSAITIERLANEPRNIPQDAYFAVILLSGRYSLEQDGRETFLQPGDMAVYDATRPHRIRCPRDFSKLIVSIPRATLEERVAGIARCTARRIAGGEGIGGVAAGLVRLSAGQADRLSPGEFSALATPCLDLLSLAAASVRPAVGSLSRSRISLLNRAKAFIERHLSDPGLNAGAIAAGVGVSPRYLNTLFQAEQTSLMRYVWQRRVERCRTDMLAGTHAGRSLSEIAFRWGFNDPSHFSRLFRRRFGCTPRECRDGNGAELGGD; encoded by the coding sequence ATGACCGTTTCCGATTCGGCCGAGGCTGCGATGCCGGCGCGTTTGAGGCTTTCCACCGACGACGTTTGCCTGCGCGAGCGAGGCAGCTGGCTGCGGGAGGTGATCGGCCGGGAATACGCCGAAGTGGAGATTTGCCCGCCGGCCGGCGGCGGCCTGTTCAATGAAATGACGATCTATCCCTGGGAGGGGTTGCAGTTGTCGGCAATCCGTTCCAGCGCCATCACCATCGAGCGCTTGGCGAACGAGCCGCGCAACATTCCGCAAGACGCCTATTTCGCCGTGATCCTGCTGTCGGGGCGTTATTCCTTGGAGCAGGACGGCCGCGAGACGTTCCTGCAGCCCGGCGACATGGCCGTTTACGACGCCACCCGGCCCCATCGCATCCGTTGCCCGCGCGATTTCTCCAAGCTCATCGTTTCCATTCCGCGCGCCACGCTGGAAGAACGGGTCGCCGGGATCGCGCGTTGCACCGCGCGACGCATCGCGGGCGGCGAAGGCATCGGCGGCGTGGCGGCCGGGCTCGTGCGTTTGTCGGCGGGCCAAGCCGATCGGTTGAGCCCCGGCGAGTTTTCGGCCTTGGCTACGCCCTGTCTCGACTTGCTGTCTTTGGCGGCCGCGTCGGTGCGGCCGGCGGTGGGCAGCCTGTCCCGAAGCCGGATCAGCCTGCTCAATCGGGCCAAGGCTTTCATCGAGCGGCATTTGTCCGATCCCGGCTTGAACGCCGGCGCCATCGCGGCCGGCGTCGGCGTGTCTCCGCGCTATCTCAATACGCTGTTTCAGGCGGAGCAAACGTCTCTGATGCGTTACGTCTGGCAGCGCCGCGTGGAGCGCTGCCGCACCGATATGCTGGCCGGGACGCATGCGGGCAGGAGCCTGTCGGAAATCGCTTTCCGCTGGGGCTTCAACGACCCCTCGCATTTCAGCCGGCTATTCAGGCGGCGTTTCGGCTGCACCCCGAGGGAATGCCGGGACGGGAACGGGGCTGAGCTCGGGGGCGATTGA